The following proteins are encoded in a genomic region of Magnolia sinica isolate HGM2019 chromosome 1, MsV1, whole genome shotgun sequence:
- the LOC131219293 gene encoding protein THYLAKOID ASSEMBLY 8-like, chloroplastic, which translates to MHSSPIRVPYLYLLSSKPESKNIDFHGVGEIPELCQIGIPQKSQQQRFKRGILTMRDRSKNRKPLQRGRISIEAIQTVQALKRAKENHQSLNQVFELKVRRLIKPDIVAVLRELQRQKEGHLALQVFEGIRKEYWYKPQASVYADMIAVLASNGLFEKVELLLSYMKMEIVDADIEGFNAVLRTLMEFGISQTAMECFLLMKEVNCEPDEITFRILINGFESMGEVGLSAIVRQEAGKYFGGSMEFLEEKEETTSTH; encoded by the exons ATGCATTCGTCTCCAATCCGCGTTCCTTATCTTTACTTGCTGTCATCGAAACCCGAATCCAAAAACATAGATTTCCATGGCGTTGGTGAGATTCCAGAGCTCTGCCAGATCGGAATTCCCCAGAAATCGCAGCAGCAGCGATTCAAGAGGGGAATTCTCACCATGAGAGACAGGAGCAAGAACCGAAAACCCTTGCAGAGGGGGAGAATCAGCATCGaggcgatccaaaccgtccaggcTCTGAAGCGAGCCAAGGAAAACCATCAGTCGTTGAATCAGGTGTTCGAATTGAAGGTCAGGCGCTTGATAAAGCCGGATATCGTTGCCGTTCTACGAGAACTTCAGAGGCAGAAGGAAGGGCATTTGGCCCTACAG GTCTTTGAAGGCATCAGAAAGGAATACTGGTATAAGCCTCAGGCATCTGTCTATGCAGATATGATCGCAGTGCTGGCAAGCAATGGGCTATTTGAAAAGGTTGAACTGCTTCTTTCGTATATGAAGATGGAGATTGTGGAtgctgatattgaaggatttaacGCTGTTTTGAGAACTTTGATGGAGTTCGGCATTTCCCAAACTGCAATGGAGTGTTTTCTGTTAATGAAAGAGGTCAATTGTGAACCAGATGAGATAACCTTTAGAATCTTGATAAATGGCTTTGAATCAATGGGGGAAGTGGGCCTATCGGCTATTGTCAGGCAAGAAGCTGGGAAATATTTCGGTGGTTCTATGGAGTTTCTAGAGGAGAAGGAAGAGACAACATCAACTCATTGA
- the LOC131219314 gene encoding expansin-A16 gives MDLYKTAFFCLMMLADLRRLLASEEGWKTATATYSKDTNGSIIIGGACGYGDLHKKSYGKYSAGLSTGLFNRGSTCGSCFELRCVDHILWCLQGSPSVIVTATDFCPPNYGLPSDYGGWCNYPREHFEMSESAFMEIAEKKADIVPVQYRRVNCERNGGMRFTVGGSFYFYQVLITNVGSDGEVVAVKVKGSKTGWIPMGRNWGQNWQCDIDLIGQPLSFEVTVSSGRMVTSYNVAPGNWQFGQTFEGKQF, from the exons ATGGATCTTTACAAAACTGCCTTCTTCTGTTTGATGATGCTAGCGGACTTGAGAAGGTTACTAGCAAGCGAGGAAGGATGGAAGACTGCTACTGCCACATACTCCAAAGATACAAATGGGTCTATCATCATTG GAGGTGCCTGTGGATATGGAGATCTTCACAAGAAGAGCTATGGAAAATACAGTGCTGGGTTAAGTACTGGGTTGTTTAACAGAGGGAGTACCTGCGGCAGCTGCTTTGAGCTGAGATGCGTGGACCATATCCTCTGGTGTCTGCAAGGGAGCCCTTCTGTTATTGTCACCGCGACAGATTTCTGCCCTCCAAATTACGGGCTCCCCAGCGATTATGGTGGCTGGTGCAACTACCCCAGAGAGCACTTTGAGATGTCCGAGTCAGCTTTCATGGAAATCGCAGAGAAAAAAGCTGATATTGTGCCGGTTCAATACAGGAG AGTTAACTGTGAGAGAAATGGAGGGATGAGATTCACAGTAGGTGGGAGTTTTTACTTTTATCAAGTTCTAATCACCAATGTGGGTTCAGACGGCGAAGTGGTTGCAGTTAAAGTGAAGGGATCGAAAACAGGATGGATACCCATGGGAAGAAACTGGGGACAGAATTGGCAGTGTGATATAGACCTCATCGGCCAGCCACTGTCTTTCGAGGTTACTGTCAGCAGTGGAAGAATGGTGACATCCTACAATGTAGCTCCAGGAAATTGGCAGTTTGGTCAGACGTTCGAAGGAAAACAGTTCtag